Within Diabrotica undecimpunctata isolate CICGRU unplaced genomic scaffold, icDiaUnde3 ctg00000630.1, whole genome shotgun sequence, the genomic segment AACGAAAAATAAGCCTCGTGGTAAATTCTAACGTAGAAAACTTCTGGATGAGAATTTTTTCACGTTTCTCAAATATTTCACGCTTAAAACGTACAGTAGCGTACGTATTTcgttttatttctaattgtaaaaaacaaaaaatttctgaACCCCTTTCTGTGGCGGAGTTAAATTATGCTATGGATTTCATCATCAAACAAATTCAAGGTGATGCATTCTCAAAAGAAATTGCGGagcttaaaaataacaaatttatttcaaataaaaacatcgTTTTACTAAAACCATTTGTAGATTCTTCTAATTTTCTCAGAGTTGGAGGCAGACTTACAAACTGTCCCGACATAGACTATTTGCAAAAACATCCGATACTACTTCCATCCAAGAATCATACCGTCAATCTTATCATCAAAAATGAGCATATCAGATTGGGACATGCTGGTGCTCAAACAGTTCTCTCATACCTTCGGTTGAAATTCTGGCCTCTCAATGGTCTAAAGGAAGTAAAACGAATTATTCGCAACTGCACCACATGTTTCCGATTTTCGTGCACTACTGCACAACAGCTTATGGGTAACTTACCTGAAGATAGGTTGTCCATTACAACAAGACCTTTTCAAAAAATAGGTGTAGATTATGGTGGACCCTTTCTGTTAAAATCTTCTTCACTCCGAAAAGCGCCAAAAGTCAAGGCATACATAGCCATTTTCGTGTGCATGGTGACCAAAGCTGTGCACATTGAGGTTGTTTCTGATATAACAACTTCTTCCTTTCGATTAACACTCAAAAGGTTCATCTCCCGACGTGGTAACCCAACCGTCATTTACAGTGACAATGCCACATGTTTTTCTGGTGCAAGAAACCAACTCTACCACTTatacaaattctttaaaaataagtCAAATTCTCAAACCATTGTGTAATATTTGTCTGAAAATCAAATCTCATGGAAGTTTATTTCCCCTAGATCTCCTCATTGGGCTGGGATCTGTGAAGCTTCAGTAAAAAGCGCTAAATATCATATGCGTAGACTAATAGGATCTTCTTCTTTCACTTTCGAACAGTTTTATACTGTCATGGTTCAAATTAAAGCTGTGATGAATTCAAGGCCTATCTGTGCCATGTCCAGCGACCCTTCTGATTACACTTTTCTCAGTCCTGGGCACTTTATAATAGGCTTCAGCCTGACTGCGCATCCTGAGCAAAACTTAGAAAAAATCCCGGAAAATAAACTATCCGCGTTTCAACACATTGCAAAAGTACAACAAAGTTTCTGGAAAAAGTGGTCTGTTGACTACTTAAACCGCTTAGAAAACTCTCCAAAATGGTCCCGACCAAGGGATAACATAAAAGTCAATGACTTAGATCTTCTTAGAGAGGACGATGTACCTCCTCTAAAATGGCCTCTAGCACGGGTAGTTGATACAATGCCCGGTCAAGATGGCAAAGTCAGAGTGGTCAAGTTAAAGACCATCAATGGTCAATTTACAAGGGCAATCTCTAAAATTTCGGTTCTCCCTAGGCAAGATAAAGAAGAGTAGGTTAGACCACAAGGCTCTAACGCCGGGGGGAATGTTGGAGAACAATAATCTCCAATcaaataattctatttcaaaacaaaataaaaatattttcgccgCATCGGTTACCTAAATAAATCCCTTGACCTTAATCCATATTGACCTTAAACCGGTAGATCCTTCAAAATGCATAGACAAGTATTTCGGAGGGGCTAGGGGAAGCCAGTGAATTAGCGATCGTCGTAGGGCTTAGACCTACTTTCAAGTTTCGGAGAGTTTTTCTCCACGTTCGCAATCGCAAGTTACGCAATATATCAGGAAACCCGTAATGAGAAGTGTTATggtgttttcgttcgtaaactgtaattttctaattaggttccttaccattagttattcactcacagtttataagtttctatttcttgtcctttttttcaattacagttctagctaaacaagttattgttttatttccctCTATCAATCTATTCAACAGGCCAGACTAAATCACATTTAAGAGTCCACTTAAGTTTCTATTACTGAGCATTAGAAGGCTAGCGGAACAATTGGACTTACAGCAAGTACAAACCGCTGAAAGAGACACTGTTAGCAAACAAGACTCTCTCTGAAGGGATGTTGAAAACCGGCATCCCTCCAACTGGTGTGACTGAagtaaaaaaagtttattttgcaTTTTAAACTTATCACGTGTATATGTGTATCAACACAGCGTTTTTTAAAACATAACCCTAATTTGTTAAATTCTTGGCTGTTAAATTTTAGTTAAAGTTGGTTTGATATACGTgtcataaaataattaatatctatatttTGGTTATTGTTAGATGAAAACGCAAATACTTCTTTGATGTACTCTTTCTGGTGTGGTGACTGGGGCCAATGACTGCACCAGTTACCTACATGTTAACATTTTTTGGTTCTCAGCATCAAATTATTTTACCCGATTTGTAGCTGTTGTTGCTCAAATGAAAACCCTATTCATTACTTTATCATTCATAACAAACAAACGAAATATTATGTAATTTCAGACTTGCTACCGTAA encodes:
- the LOC140431318 gene encoding uncharacterized protein, which codes for MDFIIKQIQGDAFSKEIAELKNNKFISNKNIVLLKPFVDSSNFLRVGGRLTNCPDIDYLQKHPILLPSKNHTVNLIIKNEHIRLGHAGAQTVLSYLRLKFWPLNGLKEVKRIIRNCTTCFRFSCTTAQQLMGNLPEDRLSITTRPFQKIGVDYGGPFLLKSSSLRKAPKVKAYIAIFVCMVTKAVHIEVVSDITTSSFRLTLKRFISRRGNPTVIYSDNATCFSGARNQLYHLYKFFKNKSNSQTIV